From Xylocopilactobacillus apis, a single genomic window includes:
- the recJ gene encoding single-stranded-DNA-specific exonuclease RecJ → MKYNWIDRPPNDQQVVDNLKRELKVSSIFAQILYQRGISSLEDYQTQIMLKDFTPYDPFLMKDMDRACDRINQAVESGEKVLIYGDYDADGVTSTSLLYETLINIGADVSYYIPDRFQDGYGPNIDTYTKVIDKDIKLLITIDNGVTGTDAFEWTRNNGIDVIVCDHHEIPAVVSPNIDCLIHPASSDSDYPNKHLAGVGVAYKLACALLGDEQEDLLDLVAIGTVADVVKLTPENRYFVLRGIEIIKTRERLGIDNILKSSKIETSKINDQTIGFQIAPRINSAGRLDKADFVVDLLTTFDEDNANSEAAKLESLNKERKELTQKMSLEAFDQVKSCKDQVIVASSTNWPEGIIGIIAAKLAEKMNRPAIVFHIDEENQIAKGSARTCGTINIYDLIKPSQKILESFGGHEGAAGLSLKLDHFDQFKEEINKSEIPKDQKKSKLLIDVNAQISDFNEDLYHELENLRPFGPGNEEPIFSMDNFSVGDIHRIGENGDHLRLSITQNKKKINVIGFQMGFADSYFLSNNVEKIAFHLSLNEWNNLSQIQLVLLDFKVNKPMIFDERLHKIKSYELKKKSWPLIFFSSNRADNFKKNYPQIKNDIFLANDDLNSLQNIVLFDQPNSKLELVDFFKNNQQLEKIDFVLLDSINLAVGGFPTTEDFKKSYKFIFQQKKIPLKNGLIDLGLSLEKTKVVLNVFFDLKFVNIKNDFLLINEKAEFQSLEGSSVYQLYRQKYEFQREFMLCPIDELKDKILSYYKEIGDI, encoded by the coding sequence ATGAAATATAACTGGATTGATAGGCCCCCTAATGATCAACAAGTAGTAGATAATTTAAAACGGGAGTTAAAAGTTTCTTCGATATTTGCTCAAATTCTTTATCAAAGAGGCATTAGTTCTCTTGAAGACTATCAAACTCAGATCATGTTAAAGGACTTTACTCCTTATGATCCTTTTTTAATGAAAGATATGGATCGGGCATGTGACAGAATTAATCAAGCTGTAGAAAGCGGAGAAAAAGTATTAATTTATGGGGATTACGATGCAGATGGTGTTACCAGCACCTCCTTGCTGTATGAAACGTTGATTAATATTGGAGCAGATGTTAGTTACTATATTCCAGATCGCTTTCAAGATGGATATGGGCCGAATATTGATACTTATACAAAAGTAATTGATAAAGATATTAAATTATTAATTACGATTGATAATGGCGTCACTGGAACCGATGCATTTGAATGGACAAGAAATAATGGAATTGACGTAATCGTTTGTGATCATCACGAAATTCCAGCTGTGGTCTCTCCTAACATTGATTGTTTAATTCATCCGGCGTCTTCTGATTCAGATTATCCAAATAAACATTTAGCAGGAGTTGGAGTTGCTTATAAGTTAGCTTGTGCTCTTTTGGGAGATGAACAGGAAGATCTATTAGATTTAGTCGCAATTGGGACCGTTGCCGACGTTGTTAAATTAACTCCTGAAAATCGATACTTTGTTCTTCGCGGTATTGAAATTATTAAAACCCGTGAAAGATTGGGTATTGATAATATTTTAAAAAGTTCCAAAATTGAAACTTCTAAGATTAATGATCAAACGATTGGATTTCAGATTGCTCCGAGAATAAACTCCGCAGGACGTTTAGATAAAGCAGATTTTGTGGTCGACTTACTTACAACTTTTGATGAAGATAATGCAAATTCTGAAGCAGCAAAACTAGAATCTTTAAACAAGGAGCGAAAAGAGCTAACTCAAAAAATGTCTCTAGAAGCTTTTGATCAAGTAAAATCTTGTAAAGATCAGGTAATTGTTGCTTCATCTACTAACTGGCCGGAAGGAATTATCGGAATTATTGCAGCAAAATTAGCTGAAAAGATGAATCGTCCAGCAATCGTTTTTCATATCGACGAAGAAAATCAAATTGCTAAAGGTTCAGCTCGTACGTGTGGAACTATTAATATTTATGATTTGATTAAACCTTCTCAAAAAATTTTAGAAAGTTTTGGTGGACATGAAGGAGCTGCAGGATTAAGCCTGAAGCTTGATCATTTTGATCAGTTTAAAGAAGAAATCAATAAGTCAGAAATACCAAAGGATCAAAAAAAGTCGAAATTATTAATCGACGTTAATGCTCAGATCTCTGATTTTAACGAAGATTTATATCATGAACTTGAAAATCTTCGTCCGTTTGGTCCAGGTAACGAAGAGCCGATTTTTTCGATGGATAATTTTTCTGTTGGTGATATTCATCGAATTGGTGAAAATGGTGACCATTTAAGATTGTCTATAACCCAAAATAAAAAGAAAATTAATGTTATTGGATTTCAGATGGGGTTTGCAGATTCTTATTTTTTAAGCAATAATGTGGAAAAAATTGCATTTCATTTATCATTAAATGAATGGAATAATTTGTCCCAAATACAGCTGGTTTTATTGGATTTTAAAGTTAATAAGCCAATGATCTTTGATGAAAGATTACATAAAATTAAAAGCTATGAATTAAAAAAGAAATCATGGCCGTTAATATTTTTCTCTTCAAATCGAGCTGACAATTTTAAAAAAAATTATCCTCAAATAAAAAATGATATTTTTTTAGCAAACGATGATCTTAACTCTCTACAAAATATTGTTTTGTTTGATCAGCCAAACAGCAAGTTAGAATTAGTTGATTTTTTTAAGAATAATCAGCAGCTTGAAAAAATAGATTTTGTTTTGTTAGATTCTATTAATTTAGCAGTGGGAGGGTTTCCTACCACTGAGGATTTTAAAAAAAGCTACAAATTTATTTTCCAGCAAAAAAAGATTCCTTTAAAAAATGGATTGATTGATTTAGGATTAAGTTTGGAAAAAACAAAAGTAGTTCTAAATGTGTTTTTTGATTTGAAGTTTGTTAACATTAAAAATGACTTTTTGCTTATCAATGAAAAAGCTGAGTTTCAATCATTGGAAGGTTCTTCAGTTTACCAATTATATCGACAAAAGTATGAATTTCAAAGGGAATTTATGCTTTGTCCCATTGATGAACTTAAAGACAAGATTTTGTCTTATTATAAAGAAATTGGAGATATTTAA
- a CDS encoding adenine phosphoribosyltransferase: MDYSKFITSTPDFPIKGILFRDVSPLLADGQAFKSAIKEIAVFAKSVNADLIVGPEARGFIIGAALANEMGIGFQPARREGKLPGEVVKESYSLEYGENILEMEKNSVKKGQKVLLVDDLLATGGTIEDTRNLVKRLGGEVVGASFIVELSDLKGRDQIRDLKIQSLVTY, encoded by the coding sequence TTGGACTATTCAAAATTTATTACATCAACACCGGATTTTCCGATCAAGGGGATTTTATTTCGTGACGTTTCCCCATTATTAGCCGATGGACAGGCGTTTAAGTCGGCAATTAAAGAAATTGCTGTTTTTGCTAAAAGTGTTAATGCAGATTTAATAGTTGGCCCAGAAGCGAGGGGTTTTATCATCGGAGCGGCTTTGGCAAATGAAATGGGAATTGGTTTTCAACCAGCTCGCAGAGAAGGAAAATTACCAGGTGAAGTAGTAAAAGAATCTTATTCTTTAGAGTATGGAGAAAATATTCTAGAGATGGAAAAAAATTCAGTTAAAAAAGGACAAAAAGTTCTTTTGGTTGATGATCTTTTGGCAACCGGCGGGACAATTGAAGATACTAGAAATTTAGTGAAAAGACTTGGTGGAGAAGTCGTGGGAGCATCCTTTATTGTTGAATTAAGTGACTTAAAAGGACGAGATCAGATTAGAGATCTTAAAATTCAATCACTCGTTACATATTAA
- a CDS encoding YbaK/EbsC family protein — translation MAKKQKKTLIEKFLDKEKINYQSISYSTHLEGDVYVIDDKDDQEISPLVFKTIVLTGKATGPIVGVIPINDRIDYKKMSNVTGNKKVGIVPLKDLVKTSGYLHGENTPIGIYNNKHFKIYYDQKIKMFDDIIVSAGEIGKMIKINVQDLIKITSGIIVDIVEGVSNV, via the coding sequence ATGGCAAAGAAACAAAAGAAAACTTTAATTGAAAAATTTTTAGATAAAGAAAAAATTAACTATCAATCGATATCATATTCAACACATTTAGAAGGTGATGTTTATGTGATTGATGATAAAGATGATCAAGAAATTTCTCCTTTAGTTTTTAAAACGATAGTTTTAACGGGGAAAGCAACCGGTCCTATTGTTGGTGTGATTCCAATTAACGATCGGATTGATTATAAAAAAATGAGTAACGTAACTGGAAATAAAAAAGTGGGAATAGTACCTTTAAAAGACTTAGTAAAAACTTCTGGTTATTTACATGGTGAAAATACCCCGATTGGGATTTACAATAATAAACATTTTAAGATTTATTACGATCAAAAAATTAAGATGTTTGATGATATTATTGTATCAGCGGGGGAGATTGGAAAAATGATTAAAATTAATGTCCAAGATCTAATAAAAATAACTTCAGGCATTATTGTTGATATAGTAGAAGGAGTTTCAAATGTTTGA
- a CDS encoding DUF960 domain-containing protein, with translation MFDSHRGRFATYGVISHLPGEIIDTFWIIIDQNLQGLFSLAKVINFNLVNNKGLLSIVYSQENSPISVTFDLNTPFRSNYPELILAYDDGNSQTILLPTEAQT, from the coding sequence ATGTTTGATTCGCATCGAGGCAGATTTGCAACATATGGAGTTATTTCACACTTACCTGGTGAAATAATTGATACTTTTTGGATTATAATTGACCAAAATTTACAAGGACTCTTTAGTCTTGCTAAAGTTATTAATTTTAACTTGGTGAATAACAAAGGTTTACTTTCAATTGTTTATTCACAAGAAAATTCCCCGATATCAGTTACTTTTGATTTGAATACGCCATTTAGATCAAACTATCCTGAGTTAATTTTGGCATATGATGATGGTAACAGTCAGACGATTTTACTGCCAACTGAAGCTCAAACATAA
- a CDS encoding nucleobase:cation symporter-2 family protein: MEKQQSVLKTSVLGLQHLLAMYSGDILVPLLIGGALGFNAAQMTYLVSADIFMCGIATLLQIKRTPLTGIGLPVVLGCAVEYVAPLQQIGKTLGPGYMYGGIIAAGIFIFLISGVFAKLRKFFPPLVTGSLITLVGFTLIPVAFQNIGGGDGTSKNFGAPINLLLGLITALVIICINIWGRGFIQQISVLLGILVGSIVAACLGQIGFESVSSAHWFQIPRLFYFSIPKFEWSSIATMILAAFTCMIESTGVYFALSEVVGQKLNERDLADGYRSEGLAAILGGLFNTFPYSTFSQNVGIVQLSGIKTLKPVYYSSFFLIILGMIPKVGAIANLIPTSVLGGAMLVMFGMVGAQGIKMLSAVEMTTKNLLVIAISVGLGLGVTTQPQLFHFLPASIQTILSNGMVIGSITAVIMNLLLNGSSSKD; encoded by the coding sequence TTGGAAAAGCAGCAATCTGTTTTAAAAACTTCAGTTTTGGGTTTACAGCATTTGTTAGCGATGTATTCAGGTGATATCCTGGTTCCTTTACTTATTGGGGGGGCACTAGGATTTAATGCTGCACAAATGACATATCTAGTTTCTGCTGACATATTTATGTGTGGCATTGCGACATTACTTCAAATTAAACGAACTCCGCTAACTGGAATCGGTTTACCAGTAGTTTTAGGATGTGCGGTTGAATACGTTGCTCCTTTACAACAAATTGGAAAAACATTAGGTCCCGGCTACATGTATGGGGGAATTATTGCAGCCGGGATTTTTATTTTCCTAATTTCGGGCGTTTTTGCTAAATTAAGAAAATTTTTTCCCCCTCTTGTAACTGGATCTTTAATCACCTTAGTGGGTTTTACGCTGATTCCCGTTGCTTTTCAAAACATTGGCGGCGGTGACGGCACATCCAAAAACTTTGGGGCTCCAATCAACTTACTTTTAGGACTAATTACCGCTTTAGTTATAATCTGCATTAATATTTGGGGACGAGGTTTTATTCAACAAATATCAGTCTTACTTGGTATTTTAGTTGGAAGCATTGTTGCTGCTTGTTTAGGTCAAATTGGGTTTGAATCGGTAAGTTCAGCTCATTGGTTTCAAATTCCAAGACTATTTTATTTTTCTATTCCAAAATTTGAATGGTCTTCCATCGCCACAATGATCCTCGCAGCATTTACCTGTATGATTGAATCAACCGGAGTTTATTTTGCACTGAGCGAAGTCGTGGGTCAAAAATTAAATGAACGTGATCTAGCTGATGGCTATCGTTCTGAAGGATTAGCAGCTATCCTTGGAGGACTTTTTAATACGTTCCCTTACTCTACTTTTTCACAAAATGTGGGTATTGTTCAATTATCAGGAATTAAAACACTCAAACCGGTCTATTATTCTTCTTTCTTTTTAATTATTTTAGGAATGATTCCAAAAGTTGGTGCTATTGCAAACTTAATTCCTACCTCTGTTTTAGGTGGTGCAATGTTAGTAATGTTCGGGATGGTTGGTGCCCAAGGAATAAAAATGTTAAGTGCCGTTGAAATGACAACTAAGAACTTACTAGTAATTGCCATTTCAGTTGGATTAGGATTAGGTGTTACCACTCAGCCTCAATTATTCCATTTTTTACCAGCTTCAATTCAGACGATATTAAGTAATGGGATGGTAATTGGAAGTATTACTGCAGTAATAATGAACTTGTTATTAAACGGCAGTAGTTCAAAAGACTAA
- a CDS encoding SIR2 family NAD-dependent protein deacylase → MLSKHEFENLIQNQPTVFILGAGLSTASGISDFKSLQNNFDTTELLSTEAYENNYWKQHDFMAKNLMVESHPNPAHVWLAKLSQQSNIKLISQNIDLLLEKAGVNPDHLLKIHGTLDHFSDRNHQPVQLTEEEYKKMTPETGDHNKVRPDIVFYGEQVKNFSKAISWVDQAIIVVVIGTRLNVFPVSELALSGSNMEKLIIINTDHLAINGSDKVTVDQINEPIVTWLNNE, encoded by the coding sequence ATGCTTAGTAAGCATGAATTTGAAAATTTAATTCAAAATCAACCAACTGTTTTTATTCTTGGAGCAGGTCTTTCTACAGCTTCCGGAATTAGTGATTTTAAAAGCCTCCAAAATAATTTTGATACTACAGAACTTCTTAGCACTGAAGCGTATGAAAATAATTATTGGAAGCAGCATGATTTTATGGCCAAAAATTTAATGGTCGAAAGCCACCCCAATCCTGCTCACGTTTGGTTAGCGAAGCTAAGTCAACAGTCAAATATTAAACTAATTAGTCAAAATATCGACTTGCTGCTGGAAAAAGCCGGAGTTAATCCAGACCACTTATTAAAAATTCATGGGACTTTAGATCATTTTTCTGATCGTAATCATCAACCAGTTCAACTGACCGAAGAAGAATACAAAAAAATGACTCCTGAAACAGGAGATCATAATAAAGTACGTCCTGACATTGTCTTTTATGGTGAACAAGTTAAAAATTTTTCAAAAGCAATTAGTTGGGTTGATCAAGCAATAATTGTTGTGGTAATCGGTACCAGATTAAATGTATTCCCTGTTAGTGAACTAGCTCTCTCAGGGTCTAATATGGAGAAACTGATTATAATAAATACTGATCATTTAGCAATAAATGGTTCTGACAAAGTAACAGTTGATCAAATTAATGAGCCAATTGTTACTTGGCTTAATAATGAGTGA
- the dhaM gene encoding dihydroxyacetone kinase phosphoryl donor subunit DhaM — MSLGILIVSHVSDIAKGLNTLVKQVAQDVPITFAGGTDDNGVGTSLNKIQQALSDNSADEILAFYDLGSAKMNLEMAIEMSDKKIHLYDVALIEGTYTAASLLQANVDLNTIESQLQPLKIK, encoded by the coding sequence ATGAGTTTAGGCATTTTAATAGTTTCACATGTTTCTGATATTGCAAAAGGTTTAAATACCTTGGTTAAACAAGTGGCTCAAGATGTTCCAATCACGTTTGCTGGCGGAACTGACGATAATGGAGTCGGAACTAGTTTAAATAAAATTCAACAAGCTTTATCTGATAATTCAGCTGACGAAATTCTTGCATTTTATGACCTTGGCAGCGCAAAAATGAATCTTGAAATGGCAATCGAAATGTCTGATAAAAAAATTCATTTGTATGATGTTGCACTAATTGAAGGAACTTATACAGCTGCTTCTTTATTGCAAGCTAATGTTGATTTAAATACGATTGAATCTCAACTCCAACCTTTAAAAATAAAGTAA
- the dhaL gene encoding dihydroxyacetone kinase subunit DhaL, which yields MINVTKAQEWLKIFAQKIDENADKLSQLDEPIGDADHGNNMNRGMQAVVESFDKENDPDLSTVFRDTAMALISKVGGASGPLYGTAFLEMSKKAKETSDLGELLQTALEGIEKRGNSKPGQKTLIDVWDPVVKAVKNNSLDEKTIDAAVESTKSMLATIGRASYLGDRSIGHIDPGAASSGVLFKSMIEAGIK from the coding sequence ATGATTAACGTAACTAAAGCTCAAGAATGGCTTAAAATTTTTGCTCAAAAAATTGATGAGAACGCTGATAAATTGAGTCAGCTCGACGAACCAATTGGCGATGCTGATCATGGAAATAATATGAACCGTGGTATGCAGGCAGTTGTTGAATCTTTTGATAAAGAAAATGATCCTGATCTCAGTACCGTTTTTCGTGATACAGCAATGGCGTTGATTAGTAAAGTTGGCGGAGCATCCGGCCCACTTTATGGAACCGCTTTTTTAGAAATGTCTAAAAAAGCCAAAGAAACCAGCGATTTAGGAGAATTACTTCAAACTGCTCTTGAAGGTATCGAAAAAAGAGGGAATTCTAAACCAGGTCAAAAAACATTGATCGATGTTTGGGATCCTGTTGTTAAAGCGGTTAAAAATAATTCGTTAGACGAAAAAACAATCGATGCAGCAGTAGAAAGCACTAAATCCATGTTAGCAACAATTGGACGAGCATCTTATCTTGGTGATCGATCAATCGGACACATCGACCCAGGTGCTGCAAGTTCAGGTGTTTTATTTAAATCAATGATTGAAGCGGGGATCAAATAA
- the dhaK gene encoding dihydroxyacetone kinase subunit DhaK translates to MKKIINNPHDVVPEMIDGMVRSYPQIVNLINNTYAVVRSDQESMKGKVGVISGGGSGHEPTHAGFVGKGMLSAAVAGQVFTSPTPDQIYEAIKAVDQGNGVFMIVKNYSGDVMNFDMAKDLADADGIKVKSIVVDDDIAVENSLYTQGRRGVAGTLFMHKCIGAAADQGASLDELESLAKEILPHINTIAVALSAATVPEVGKPGFTLAEDEIEFGVGIHSEPGYKKEKMMSSKELVSELIGKLDNSLHLESNKQYAMLVNGMGATPLMEQFIFTKDTLDKLGEKNITPAFMKVGNLMTSIDMAGISLTLFELADKKWLDYLNYPVKTIAWS, encoded by the coding sequence ATGAAAAAAATAATTAATAATCCTCATGATGTAGTACCTGAAATGATTGATGGAATGGTACGCTCATATCCTCAAATTGTTAATCTTATCAATAATACTTACGCTGTTGTTCGATCCGATCAAGAATCAATGAAAGGAAAAGTTGGAGTCATTAGCGGCGGTGGATCTGGACACGAACCAACGCACGCAGGTTTTGTCGGAAAAGGGATGCTTAGTGCTGCGGTTGCTGGTCAAGTATTTACCTCACCTACTCCTGATCAGATCTATGAAGCAATCAAAGCTGTAGATCAAGGCAATGGGGTTTTTATGATCGTAAAAAACTATTCTGGTGATGTAATGAATTTTGATATGGCCAAAGATTTAGCTGATGCAGATGGAATAAAAGTAAAGTCAATTGTTGTCGATGACGATATTGCAGTTGAAAATAGCCTCTATACCCAAGGACGGCGGGGCGTCGCGGGAACTCTTTTTATGCACAAATGTATCGGGGCCGCTGCTGATCAAGGAGCTAGTTTAGACGAACTTGAATCTTTAGCAAAAGAAATATTACCCCACATTAATACGATTGCAGTTGCTCTTTCTGCAGCAACAGTACCTGAAGTTGGCAAACCAGGATTTACTTTAGCCGAAGATGAGATTGAATTTGGCGTTGGAATCCATAGTGAACCAGGTTATAAAAAAGAAAAAATGATGTCCTCTAAAGAACTTGTGAGTGAACTGATTGGAAAATTGGACAATTCTCTTCATTTAGAGTCTAATAAACAATATGCAATGCTTGTGAATGGTATGGGAGCTACTCCTTTGATGGAACAATTTATCTTTACCAAAGATACACTAGATAAACTTGGTGAAAAAAACATTACGCCTGCATTCATGAAAGTTGGAAATTTAATGACCTCTATTGATATGGCAGGAATTTCATTAACACTTTTTGAACTTGCAGATAAAAAATGGCTTGATTATTTGAACTATCCTGTCAAAACAATTGCCTGGAGTTAG
- a CDS encoding fructosamine kinase family protein, whose amino-acid sequence MNERWLYELPISDIKRCIPVTGGDVNQAYRVITSNCDYFLLVQPQSNINFYEGEIAGLSLFEQIGIQAPRVIAHGQIMGDSYLLLNYLKKGFGKQSDLGKIVAQLHHYNSPNNRYGFNVKYQGSEMAFDNSWTDTWSEIFIDRRLDPLSEMIGSKNLWAKNDFDQYRKAREIINESLKQHKSKPSLLHGDLWGGNYMFLEDGSPALIDPACFYGDREFDVGITTVFGGFSKDFYESYQESYPLDEGFNLRINFYRLYYLMVHLNKFGSIYASSVNTVMQKILAKK is encoded by the coding sequence ATGAACGAAAGATGGTTATATGAATTACCAATTTCTGATATTAAACGGTGTATTCCAGTTACTGGAGGGGATGTAAATCAAGCTTATCGTGTTATAACATCCAATTGTGATTATTTCTTATTAGTTCAACCTCAATCGAATATTAATTTTTATGAAGGAGAAATTGCCGGATTGAGTTTATTTGAACAAATTGGTATTCAAGCCCCAAGAGTTATTGCACATGGTCAAATTATGGGTGATAGTTATTTGTTATTAAATTATCTGAAAAAAGGTTTTGGCAAACAAAGTGATTTAGGAAAAATAGTTGCTCAATTACATCACTACAACAGTCCCAACAACAGGTACGGGTTTAATGTGAAGTATCAAGGCAGCGAAATGGCTTTTGATAATAGTTGGACTGATACTTGGAGTGAAATTTTTATTGATCGAAGACTTGATCCTTTATCAGAAATGATTGGATCCAAAAACCTTTGGGCCAAAAATGATTTTGATCAATATAGAAAAGCAAGGGAGATCATTAATGAATCTTTAAAACAACATAAGTCGAAACCATCTCTACTACATGGAGATTTATGGGGCGGGAATTATATGTTTTTAGAAGATGGAAGTCCTGCATTAATTGATCCTGCATGTTTTTACGGTGATCGAGAATTTGATGTTGGTATTACTACAGTTTTTGGAGGCTTTTCTAAAGATTTCTATGAATCGTATCAAGAAAGTTACCCATTGGATGAAGGATTTAATTTAAGGATCAATTTCTATCGCTTATATTATTTGATGGTTCACCTCAATAAATTCGGCTCAATTTATGCAAGTAGTGTAAATACTGTAATGCAGAAAATTTTGGCAAAAAAATAA
- a CDS encoding helix-turn-helix domain-containing protein produces the protein MLIGFKITLQRKILNMSQAELADGICTQSTLSKMEQKNIAPMTDTLVKICLRLGLTVNDVLTEFDNSKYQEQLNILDRIQMLFTQLKFDEANKLFNTLDEKNIVKKLSSRYRYVKGNIDLIIKSNTSDAIFNFGIALQEANNNKDDILAANTGIATAYAIKGDVEKAKYYFDQVLSYADNITINKSNITDYLKALNNAAKFYSDNHDYGKSNEISDHIIKTTKKMIALPYVDQSYYRIAYNLFHKDQKKYEKEINDNMEKASIFAEVSGNDELLSYINDFKRNKKFVKNEKIE, from the coding sequence ATGCTTATTGGATTTAAAATTACTTTACAAAGAAAAATACTAAATATGTCTCAAGCTGAGCTGGCTGACGGAATTTGTACTCAATCTACACTATCAAAAATGGAACAAAAAAATATTGCCCCTATGACTGATACCCTAGTTAAAATTTGTCTAAGACTGGGGTTAACAGTCAATGATGTTTTAACTGAGTTTGATAACAGTAAATATCAAGAACAGCTTAATATTCTAGATCGAATTCAAATGCTCTTTACCCAACTTAAATTCGACGAAGCTAATAAATTGTTTAATACCCTTGATGAAAAAAATATAGTTAAAAAATTAAGCAGCCGATATCGATATGTTAAAGGTAATATCGATTTAATCATAAAATCCAACACAAGTGATGCTATTTTTAACTTTGGTATTGCTTTGCAGGAGGCAAATAACAACAAAGACGATATTCTAGCTGCTAATACCGGTATTGCTACCGCATATGCAATTAAAGGTGATGTAGAAAAAGCTAAATATTATTTTGACCAGGTTCTGTCTTATGCTGATAACATAACGATTAACAAATCGAACATCACGGATTATTTAAAAGCACTTAATAATGCCGCTAAGTTTTATTCAGATAACCACGATTATGGTAAAAGTAATGAAATTAGTGATCATATAATAAAAACAACGAAAAAAATGATAGCATTGCCTTACGTTGATCAGAGTTATTATCGTATTGCATATAATCTTTTTCATAAAGACCAGAAAAAATATGAGAAAGAAATCAATGACAACATGGAAAAAGCTTCTATTTTTGCAGAAGTATCTGGAAATGACGAATTATTAAGTTATATTAATGATTTTAAAAGAAATAAGAAATTTGTGAAAAACGAAAAAATTGAATAA
- a CDS encoding ABC transporter ATP-binding protein: MIKIEDLSFEYTTFIKNPGIKGTLKDLFKRDIKKINALEKINLKIRDGEMVGLIGPNGAGKTTLTKLLTGILHPTQGTILVNSTIPSNQNNQFLKEIGVLFGQKSQLSWDLPAIDTLNMLSKIYSIPTDRYQSRLQELTRMLDVEKILRIPVRKLSLGQRVRCELMCSLIHSPKYLFLDEPTLGLDIVTQSSIYKFLKKENREHHTTIIITSHYLKDIEELTDRLLIIMKGSLVYDGSTNDLPINPEEFQHFLIKYSDGEKQKEIVIDAKDVSKKIEELGIEKILSVTRQGISLEDFVMNLFAKKEQNK; the protein is encoded by the coding sequence ATGATCAAAATAGAGGATTTGTCGTTTGAATATACCACTTTTATCAAAAATCCTGGTATTAAAGGAACTTTAAAAGATTTATTTAAGCGCGACATAAAGAAAATAAACGCTTTAGAAAAAATAAATCTAAAAATTCGTGATGGAGAAATGGTTGGATTAATCGGACCTAACGGTGCAGGAAAAACAACTTTAACAAAACTTCTCACAGGAATTTTGCATCCAACACAAGGGACGATCCTAGTAAACAGTACAATTCCTAGTAACCAAAATAATCAATTTTTGAAAGAAATCGGGGTCTTGTTTGGACAAAAATCGCAGCTTTCTTGGGATTTACCAGCAATTGATACTCTAAATATGCTTTCAAAAATTTATTCTATTCCGACTGATAGATATCAATCGCGGTTACAAGAATTAACCCGGATGTTAGATGTTGAAAAAATATTAAGGATCCCTGTTAGAAAGTTATCTTTAGGGCAAAGAGTTCGTTGTGAATTGATGTGTTCTTTAATTCATTCTCCAAAATATTTATTTCTTGACGAACCGACACTTGGGTTAGACATTGTAACCCAAAGTTCGATTTATAAATTTTTGAAAAAAGAGAATCGTGAACATCATACGACAATTATAATCACTTCTCACTATTTAAAAGATATTGAAGAGTTAACTGATCGTTTATTAATAATTATGAAGGGGAGTCTCGTTTACGATGGCTCTACAAATGATTTGCCAATAAACCCCGAAGAATTCCAACATTTTTTAATAAAATACTCGGATGGTGAAAAACAGAAAGAGATTGTAATCGATGCAAAAGATGTTTCAAAAAAAATCGAAGAGTTGGGAATAGAAAAAATTCTTTCAGTTACCCGCCAAGGTATCTCTCTTGAAGATTTTGTTATGAATCTATTTGCTAAAAAGGAACAGAATAAATGA